A single window of Cytobacillus dafuensis DNA harbors:
- a CDS encoding HAAS signaling domain-containing protein, with protein MIKAKKQYLDEITRLLRNHPDHENIIAELSMHIDEMMADLEEKEVSEFEAIPIIMSQLGTPRQIAKEFKGVSTRTPGIVQNAFILINSLFFFAGLFLVLGSQVWNIAFLQTIWQVLSQLNWLILGCYTGFWAWMGYEYGKEFGVRGKVFLAGTIKIAIIPNLLLMIFTLFGTLPSEWFHSILSSSFILGCLLATALFFPISKMGYYIGKHKAF; from the coding sequence ATGATTAAAGCGAAAAAACAATATTTAGATGAAATTACCCGATTGCTTAGAAATCACCCAGATCATGAAAATATTATAGCTGAACTGTCCATGCATATTGATGAGATGATGGCTGATCTTGAAGAAAAAGAAGTATCTGAATTTGAAGCTATCCCAATAATCATGAGCCAACTAGGTACTCCTCGTCAAATAGCAAAGGAATTTAAGGGTGTCTCAACTAGAACGCCTGGAATTGTTCAAAATGCCTTTATTCTAATAAACTCCTTATTTTTCTTCGCAGGATTATTCCTTGTTTTAGGATCTCAAGTATGGAATATTGCATTTTTACAAACCATTTGGCAGGTATTATCACAGCTTAACTGGCTAATTTTAGGATGCTATACTGGCTTTTGGGCTTGGATGGGCTATGAATATGGGAAAGAATTTGGAGTTCGCGGCAAGGTATTTTTAGCTGGAACAATCAAGATTGCCATTATACCTAATTTGTTATTGATGATATTTACCCTTTTTGGGACTCTTCCATCAGAATGGTTTCATTCAATCTTAAGCTCTTCCTTTATATTAGGTTGTCTTCTAGCGACCGCGCTTTTCTTTCCAATTAGTAAAATGGGGTACTATATTGGAAAACACAAAGCCTTCTAG
- a CDS encoding Rrf2 family transcriptional regulator, whose product MKISSRFTVAVHILSLVNFEKSTLCTSEWIAGSVNTNPVVIRRVMGMLKKAGLIQVRRGTGGAEIQKPLNEITLLDVYHAVEVVEEGELFQFHDHPNPSCPVGANIQSVLELILMKAQEAMELVLKEVTMEDIVTFLNKKIG is encoded by the coding sequence ATGAAAATCAGCAGCCGGTTTACTGTAGCTGTCCATATTTTATCTCTCGTAAACTTTGAAAAGAGTACACTTTGTACGTCTGAATGGATTGCGGGGAGCGTGAATACAAATCCGGTCGTTATTCGGCGAGTGATGGGTATGCTTAAAAAAGCAGGATTAATTCAAGTTCGCAGAGGAACAGGCGGAGCTGAGATTCAAAAACCTTTAAATGAAATTACCCTTCTTGATGTATATCATGCAGTCGAGGTTGTTGAAGAAGGCGAGTTATTCCAATTCCATGACCACCCAAATCCTAGCTGTCCTGTCGGAGCTAACATTCAATCCGTGCTAGAATTGATTTTAATGAAAGCTCAAGAGGCTATGGAATTAGTACTTAAAGAAGTAACGATGGAGGACATCGTCACGTTTTTAAATAAAAAAATTGGATAA
- a CDS encoding DUF421 domain-containing protein yields MDFFHSQESLTAMQWILRALVAYFFLIIVVKVMGQRSISQLSLLDFAIALVIGNLIAHPLSDEQLGLKGSMITMSVLVILYASSVFITLKSIKLRRIVLPEPFPLIRNGQIMSRSLTKARISVDDLLSAARKEKIDDIKKISLALWEPDGTISFFMSPAFQTITRSDLNIISEPFDFPKTVVREGRVDQNVLKQIGKEENWLLSTLKTNHNAEISNVILATVDSNNQLNLFLYK; encoded by the coding sequence ATGGATTTTTTTCACAGTCAGGAATCGCTTACAGCCATGCAATGGATCTTAAGAGCCTTAGTTGCTTACTTCTTCTTGATTATCGTTGTAAAAGTTATGGGACAACGATCCATTTCCCAATTAAGTTTACTTGATTTTGCCATCGCTTTAGTCATTGGGAACCTAATTGCCCACCCTTTATCAGATGAACAATTAGGTCTTAAAGGGTCTATGATTACAATGAGCGTGCTTGTTATTTTATATGCTTCAAGTGTTTTTATCACATTAAAGTCAATAAAATTAAGAAGAATTGTTCTTCCTGAGCCTTTCCCATTAATTCGAAATGGGCAAATCATGTCTAGAAGTTTGACCAAAGCCAGAATCTCAGTTGACGATTTATTATCAGCTGCAAGAAAAGAAAAAATAGATGATATCAAAAAAATTTCACTAGCGCTATGGGAACCTGATGGAACCATATCGTTTTTCATGAGTCCTGCCTTTCAAACTATAACTCGAAGTGATTTGAATATCATCTCTGAACCATTTGATTTCCCAAAAACGGTTGTTAGAGAAGGAAGAGTTGATCAAAATGTATTGAAGCAAATAGGCAAGGAGGAGAATTGGCTTTTGTCCACATTAAAAACAAACCATAATGCTGAAATAAGTAATGTTATATTGGCAACTGTGGATAGTAACAATCAATTAAATCTTTTTTTATACAAATAG
- the fabZ gene encoding 3-hydroxyacyl-ACP dehydratase FabZ, with product MFDTQKIKEIIRHRYPFLLVDRILELEEGKSAVGIKNVTANEGFFNGHFPDYPVMPGVLIVEALAQVSAVVMLTKEGNQGRLGLLAGIDKCRFKRQVKPGDQLRLAVEITRLKGPVGKGKGIATVDGELVCETELIFAFGD from the coding sequence TTGTTCGATACTCAAAAAATAAAAGAAATTATAAGACATCGCTACCCTTTTCTTTTAGTAGATAGGATTCTGGAATTAGAAGAGGGGAAAAGTGCAGTTGGTATAAAAAATGTGACAGCAAATGAAGGTTTTTTTAATGGGCACTTCCCCGATTACCCAGTTATGCCAGGAGTACTAATTGTAGAGGCATTAGCTCAAGTAAGTGCAGTGGTGATGTTAACAAAAGAAGGAAATCAAGGGAGACTAGGGCTTTTAGCAGGCATTGATAAATGTCGTTTTAAACGTCAAGTAAAACCTGGAGACCAACTCCGTCTCGCGGTAGAAATCACTCGTTTAAAAGGACCTGTTGGGAAAGGGAAAGGTATTGCTACTGTTGATGGAGAATTAGTTTGTGAGACAGAACTAATTTTTGCATTTGGTGATTAA
- a CDS encoding VOC family protein — translation MINKVGQIMLYVNNQDETVKFWTEKFGFIVVSEVDTGQGMRWIEIAPTKDAETSIVLHNKELIAKMSPELNLGTPSLMFYSENLDELYKDFTDKNIKVGEIVNMPSGRVFNFADNEENYFAVMEKK, via the coding sequence ATGATTAATAAAGTTGGTCAAATTATGCTCTATGTAAATAACCAAGATGAGACAGTGAAGTTTTGGACAGAAAAGTTTGGTTTTATTGTAGTTTCTGAAGTAGATACTGGCCAAGGAATGAGATGGATTGAAATTGCTCCAACAAAGGATGCAGAAACAAGTATTGTTCTCCACAATAAGGAATTAATTGCTAAGATGTCTCCTGAATTAAATCTTGGTACACCGTCGTTAATGTTTTACTCAGAAAACCTCGATGAATTATATAAAGATTTCACAGATAAAAATATTAAAGTCGGGGAAATTGTCAATATGCCTTCTGGCAGAGTATTTAACTTTGCTGATAATGAGGAAAATTACTTTGCCGTTATGGAAAAAAAATGA
- a CDS encoding DUF4097 family beta strand repeat-containing protein has protein sequence MKSSRKIITIIASCMIVIGILLAVIGLSAGARFSITNTLDGFKVLGPEDRKIEEFPLSAFTNIKGDLTDADIEIIPSNEYKLKIERQKSTKITHEVENDTLVLEDNDSKSSPKLFLNLTFSSIPETVIKIYVPKETKFSDVSLVNKFGDTRLDGVITDKLKIDSNDGDIVLNDVQANELNIENGFGDITSSKVTTKVLNIDMNDGDAIFDTINAASTVLNNKFGDITFRNFTSEGLTMKSNDGDIEIQGMLLGNSTIHSSFGDVNLKLLNKKSDLSYNIRNKFGDITVNDNQFETKATNTTNSQNKLDITSNDGDVDVTF, from the coding sequence ATGAAATCATCTAGAAAAATAATCACAATTATTGCCAGCTGCATGATTGTGATAGGTATCCTTCTTGCGGTGATCGGCTTATCAGCAGGGGCTAGGTTTTCCATTACGAATACGCTGGATGGTTTTAAGGTCTTAGGGCCTGAAGATAGAAAAATAGAGGAATTTCCTTTATCTGCATTTACAAATATTAAGGGTGATCTCACAGATGCAGATATCGAAATCATTCCCTCTAATGAATACAAATTAAAAATTGAAAGACAGAAGAGTACGAAGATTACACACGAAGTAGAAAATGACACGCTTGTGCTCGAAGATAATGATTCAAAGTCCAGTCCGAAACTATTTTTGAATTTAACCTTTTCATCCATCCCGGAAACAGTTATCAAGATTTATGTTCCAAAAGAGACTAAATTCTCAGATGTCTCTTTAGTAAACAAATTTGGTGATACTCGATTAGATGGAGTGATAACGGATAAATTGAAAATCGACTCGAACGATGGAGATATTGTCCTCAATGATGTTCAAGCCAATGAACTAAATATCGAAAATGGATTTGGCGATATTACAAGCAGCAAAGTGACAACTAAGGTTTTAAACATTGATATGAACGATGGCGATGCGATATTTGATACGATAAACGCAGCTTCAACCGTCTTAAATAATAAGTTTGGCGATATAACCTTCCGAAATTTCACTAGCGAGGGACTCACAATGAAAAGCAATGATGGGGATATCGAAATACAAGGTATGCTTTTAGGAAATTCCACGATTCATTCAAGCTTTGGCGATGTTAATCTTAAGCTATTAAATAAGAAGTCCGATCTAAGCTACAATATTCGAAATAAGTTTGGTGATATTACAGTAAATGATAACCAATTTGAAACAAAAGCTACGAATACGACAAATTCTCAGAATAAGCTAGACATCACTTCGAATGATGGCGATGTTGACGTTACCTTTTAA
- a CDS encoding PadR family transcriptional regulator, which produces MSFQLGAALLDACVLAILAKEDAYGYSLTQQVREVMDISESTLYPVLRRLQKGEYLTTYDQPFQGRNRRYYRITESGRAKYEELLEEWLEYKQKIDSVLLGGINRE; this is translated from the coding sequence ATGTCATTTCAGCTTGGAGCCGCTCTACTTGATGCATGTGTTCTTGCTATATTAGCGAAGGAGGATGCTTACGGATATTCCCTTACTCAGCAAGTACGCGAGGTTATGGATATTTCAGAATCGACACTTTACCCTGTCCTGCGCAGATTGCAAAAGGGAGAGTACTTAACAACCTATGATCAGCCCTTTCAAGGAAGAAACCGGAGATATTATCGAATTACCGAAAGCGGTCGTGCCAAGTATGAAGAACTGCTTGAAGAATGGTTGGAGTATAAACAAAAAATTGATTCAGTCCTATTAGGGGGAATAAATCGTGAGTAA
- a CDS encoding cell wall hydrolase → MKKWKKLLIVSTLSFSIFGFTSRSEAAANTHFVHNGETYWNIGKKYGVSVLELMKENNRSSEMLYPGEKLLIPTTKISEADKDLMARLVHAEAKGEPYAGKVAVATVILNRVDSADFPNTVKDVIYEKVSGHYAFEPVQNGTINQPADNASKKAVVEALAFRGQGKGSLYFYNPKTSTSDWIFSTQTTITIGNHRFAK, encoded by the coding sequence ATGAAAAAATGGAAGAAACTATTAATTGTGTCTACTCTATCATTTTCAATTTTTGGATTTACTTCTCGATCTGAAGCAGCAGCGAACACTCATTTTGTACATAATGGGGAAACCTACTGGAATATTGGTAAAAAATACGGGGTTTCAGTCCTAGAGTTAATGAAAGAAAATAATAGGTCTAGTGAAATGCTATATCCTGGGGAAAAGCTCCTTATCCCAACTACGAAAATATCAGAAGCGGATAAAGATTTAATGGCTCGTCTTGTACATGCTGAAGCGAAGGGAGAGCCTTACGCAGGAAAAGTGGCTGTCGCAACAGTAATTTTAAATAGAGTTGACAGTGCAGACTTTCCAAATACAGTGAAAGACGTTATTTATGAAAAAGTTAGCGGTCATTACGCATTTGAACCAGTTCAAAATGGAACGATCAATCAACCTGCGGACAATGCTTCAAAAAAAGCTGTAGTAGAAGCACTAGCGTTTAGAGGGCAAGGAAAAGGCTCCTTATATTTTTATAATCCTAAGACGTCAACAAGTGATTGGATTTTTTCAACACAAACGACCATAACTATTGGTAATCATAGATTTGCAAAATAA
- a CDS encoding GIY-YIG nuclease family protein — protein sequence MDRKKELKQLYKETEVEAGVYQIKNTQNGKLFVGSTRNTRTLKGKKFSLEMGTDTNKRLQEEWNQFGKDAFVFEILEVLKKKKEGFFDEKRELKKLEEKWLNQLQPYGERGYN from the coding sequence ATGGATAGAAAAAAAGAACTAAAGCAGCTTTATAAAGAAACGGAAGTGGAAGCTGGCGTCTATCAGATAAAAAACACACAAAATGGAAAATTATTTGTTGGAAGTACGAGAAATACAAGGACATTAAAAGGAAAAAAATTTAGCTTAGAGATGGGTACAGATACAAATAAAAGGCTTCAGGAGGAATGGAACCAATTTGGAAAGGATGCCTTTGTCTTTGAGATTCTAGAAGTGCTGAAAAAGAAAAAAGAAGGCTTTTTTGATGAGAAACGTGAGCTGAAGAAGCTGGAAGAGAAGTGGTTGAATCAGCTGCAGCCTTATGGAGAGCGCGGATATAATTAG
- a CDS encoding PadR family transcriptional regulator produces the protein MFNRELLKGSTSLLLLQLLEERPMYGYELVKVMEERSDKTLQVKEGTLYPALHKLEQQGYIEAYWKPQEKGPDRKYYKITSEGVKMLQHKTKEWNLFVKMMDQMLGKQS, from the coding sequence ATGTTTAATCGAGAGCTATTGAAAGGAAGCACGTCTTTGCTGCTGCTTCAACTTTTGGAAGAGCGTCCGATGTATGGTTATGAGCTTGTAAAAGTAATGGAAGAAAGAAGCGATAAAACGTTACAAGTTAAAGAAGGTACATTATATCCAGCACTTCATAAACTCGAACAGCAAGGATATATTGAAGCATACTGGAAACCGCAAGAAAAAGGTCCAGATCGCAAGTATTATAAAATTACTTCAGAAGGCGTAAAAATGTTGCAGCATAAAACAAAAGAATGGAATCTATTTGTAAAAATGATGGATCAAATGTTGGGTAAACAATCATGA
- a CDS encoding MGDG synthase family glycosyltransferase: protein MKKKVLFLPFLQIPSGHHQAANALLEGILQINPNIKCDTVDILAYSYGKMESIVSKIYLNWIHSYPSLYNFIYRNSVYRNREKNKRYWTYELLFLSFMKKLIKEKQPDLIVCTHALPAYMLNYLKAKKELRVPVMNVYTDYFIHRFWGVEHIDFHFVSSQPMKEFLNKKGVSDDQIFMTGIPIHPKIKKEKYTKGASIQSKLSVLISGGNLGVGAIEELVQQINGAEPCKQIQFYILCGKNKKLFEKINGLQKSFLIPFSYIDCREKMNELYDQIDGIITKPGGVTISESLFKRKPIFIFNALPGQEEINLQQLTEMGLVYHLNKQEVQRQVLAILQDQNEMKQYQMKVESFHSKIQSKEPSEIIANLLST, encoded by the coding sequence ATGAAAAAGAAAGTCCTGTTTTTACCTTTTTTACAAATTCCATCTGGCCATCATCAGGCTGCAAATGCATTACTGGAAGGAATTCTACAAATTAACCCAAATATAAAATGTGATACGGTCGATATTCTTGCATATAGTTATGGGAAAATGGAGTCAATCGTTTCGAAGATTTATTTGAATTGGATCCATTCATACCCCAGTTTATATAATTTTATCTACCGAAACTCAGTCTACAGAAATAGAGAAAAAAATAAGCGGTATTGGACGTATGAATTATTATTTCTTTCTTTTATGAAAAAGCTAATTAAGGAAAAACAGCCGGATCTAATTGTATGCACTCATGCTTTACCAGCTTATATGTTAAATTACTTGAAAGCGAAAAAAGAACTAAGAGTTCCGGTCATGAATGTGTACACAGATTATTTTATCCATCGTTTTTGGGGAGTGGAGCATATTGACTTTCATTTTGTATCATCACAGCCTATGAAAGAGTTTTTGAATAAAAAGGGAGTAAGTGACGATCAGATATTTATGACAGGAATCCCGATACATCCGAAAATTAAAAAGGAGAAATATACAAAAGGAGCTTCAATACAGTCCAAACTTTCTGTTTTAATTTCTGGAGGAAATCTAGGGGTTGGTGCAATCGAGGAATTAGTTCAACAAATCAATGGGGCAGAACCTTGTAAACAAATTCAGTTTTATATACTATGCGGGAAAAATAAGAAATTATTTGAAAAGATTAATGGCCTGCAAAAAAGCTTTCTTATTCCGTTTTCGTATATAGATTGCAGGGAGAAAATGAATGAACTATATGATCAAATCGATGGCATTATAACGAAGCCAGGTGGAGTGACAATAAGCGAAAGCCTTTTTAAACGAAAGCCGATTTTTATCTTTAACGCTTTGCCTGGTCAAGAAGAAATTAACCTTCAGCAGCTAACAGAAATGGGTTTGGTTTATCACCTAAATAAGCAGGAAGTTCAGAGGCAAGTACTAGCCATTCTCCAAGATCAAAATGAAATGAAACAATATCAAATGAAAGTAGAGAGCTTTCACTCTAAAATTCAATCGAAAGAACCATCTGAAATAATAGCGAATCTGTTAAGTACATAA
- a CDS encoding DUF5986 family protein, with the protein MISLNDSILGEVVNALVLNDPESREQYLIAINNESGNGVENSRHTYQWDYRYNTIVKIAMKYNLGYSKLERGNLWQAVYLIGPNNEIYVFFSSKNLRSIIRNGKDNHYLNLLNLFNENLDDLVPVEGQISLNLGDNCSNKCKDIETLQMHAREVVKMMENPPSKVIVIAFNKTITSTAEALVFNTKNEIVWTKDLTSLIKNDYRFVLNSDDVVADQEESRTERESKKKQIVRLKNNR; encoded by the coding sequence ATGATAAGTTTAAATGATTCAATTCTTGGCGAAGTTGTTAATGCGTTAGTTTTAAATGATCCAGAATCACGTGAGCAGTATTTAATTGCGATTAATAATGAATCTGGAAATGGAGTAGAGAATAGTCGTCACACATATCAATGGGATTATCGTTATAATACAATCGTAAAAATTGCTATGAAATATAATTTAGGCTATTCAAAATTAGAACGTGGAAACCTTTGGCAAGCAGTATATTTAATTGGGCCTAATAATGAAATCTATGTATTCTTTAGTTCTAAAAACTTACGTTCAATCATTCGTAATGGGAAAGATAATCATTACTTAAATCTACTGAACCTCTTTAATGAAAATCTTGATGATTTAGTACCTGTGGAAGGGCAAATTTCATTAAATTTAGGAGATAATTGTTCTAATAAATGTAAAGATATTGAGACTTTACAGATGCATGCAAGAGAAGTAGTGAAAATGATGGAAAATCCACCTAGTAAGGTAATAGTCATTGCATTTAATAAAACAATTACGAGCACTGCAGAGGCCTTAGTATTTAACACCAAAAATGAAATTGTTTGGACTAAAGATTTAACATCACTAATTAAAAATGATTATAGATTTGTTCTTAATTCAGATGATGTTGTGGCAGATCAAGAAGAAAGTCGCACAGAAAGAGAATCAAAAAAGAAACAAATTGTGCGCTTGAAAAATAATAGATAG
- a CDS encoding metallophosphoesterase: MKIFLFTALIILLYFLIKKAFTNTKDIVINKIKINGHGPKLNILQLSDLHLEHISISPNELYEKLKEEAIDLIAITGDFLDRKRTIPKLVPYLKVLNQLNSKYGMYAVLGNHDYVLRDQNLKCLTDTIERYNCKVLQNKNEVIHVNGNPVNIIGIDDFSTNRSNLETSYDGIKPGTNLVLTHDPNIVLHMKKYHFDYLLAGHFHGGQICYPKAYHLAKMGKLARMNIIKGFHMQDGKPFYINEGLGQTGINIRVGSRPEITLHELSLAVAHNKASII; the protein is encoded by the coding sequence TTGAAAATATTCTTATTTACAGCGTTAATCATACTTTTGTATTTTTTAATAAAAAAAGCCTTCACAAACACGAAGGATATCGTCATAAATAAAATTAAAATTAACGGACATGGTCCGAAATTAAATATTCTGCAACTTTCAGATTTGCATCTTGAACATATATCTATCTCCCCTAATGAGCTTTATGAAAAGCTGAAAGAAGAAGCTATCGATTTAATTGCGATTACGGGAGATTTTCTTGACCGTAAACGTACGATTCCAAAGCTCGTTCCATATTTAAAGGTACTGAATCAATTAAATTCAAAATATGGAATGTATGCCGTTCTTGGCAATCATGACTATGTTCTACGTGATCAAAACTTAAAATGTTTAACAGATACAATTGAACGATATAACTGCAAGGTTCTACAAAATAAAAATGAAGTGATCCATGTTAATGGAAATCCCGTTAATATTATCGGTATCGATGACTTTAGCACAAATCGAAGCAATCTTGAGACTTCTTACGATGGAATTAAACCGGGAACAAACCTAGTATTAACCCATGACCCTAATATTGTTCTGCATATGAAAAAGTATCATTTTGATTATTTGCTTGCTGGCCATTTCCATGGTGGACAAATCTGTTATCCAAAAGCGTATCACCTTGCAAAAATGGGAAAGCTTGCAAGAATGAATATTATTAAAGGATTCCATATGCAGGATGGAAAACCTTTCTATATTAATGAGGGCCTTGGCCAAACGGGTATTAATATCCGTGTTGGGAGCAGGCCTGAAATTACTTTACACGAGCTTTCATTGGCAGTTGCCCATAATAAAGCATCAATAATTTAA
- a CDS encoding DUF2087 domain-containing protein, which yields MKLSELFWSASLEELKRGYIQDENSHMCLLCGKQIEKGIVYQEEGVFYESEKYMRLHIEITHQSVFSYLIDLDKKLTGLTDHQNRLLRLFYEGKSDVDIQEEMGIGSASTIRNHRFVLKEKERQAKLFLTMMELLKEKDQHAPTFIDIHKTARMVDDRYNVTEEENEELLLKYFPDGTNGQLNTFPLKQKHKLIVLRAIADHFEDGRIYTEKEMNQILKESYHDYVLLRRYLIEYGFLDRKPDGSQYWLKK from the coding sequence ATGAAGCTGTCAGAGCTTTTTTGGAGTGCTTCCTTAGAGGAGCTGAAACGCGGGTATATTCAAGATGAGAATTCTCATATGTGCCTGCTATGCGGAAAGCAAATAGAAAAAGGGATTGTCTATCAAGAAGAAGGTGTTTTTTATGAGTCAGAAAAGTATATGCGACTTCATATTGAAATTACCCATCAATCTGTTTTTTCTTACTTAATTGATCTTGATAAAAAGCTTACAGGCCTTACGGATCATCAGAATCGTCTTCTCCGCCTTTTTTACGAAGGGAAAAGTGATGTAGATATTCAAGAGGAAATGGGAATCGGGAGTGCTTCCACGATTCGAAATCATCGCTTTGTTCTAAAAGAAAAAGAGCGCCAAGCTAAGTTGTTTTTGACAATGATGGAGCTTTTGAAGGAGAAGGATCAGCATGCTCCCACCTTTATTGATATTCATAAAACAGCAAGGATGGTCGATGACCGCTACAATGTGACAGAGGAAGAAAACGAGGAATTATTGTTAAAGTATTTTCCTGATGGGACGAATGGGCAATTGAACACTTTTCCTCTAAAGCAAAAGCATAAGCTGATTGTCCTTCGAGCCATTGCTGATCATTTTGAAGATGGCAGAATCTACACCGAAAAGGAAATGAATCAGATTTTAAAAGAATCGTATCATGACTATGTATTGCTGAGACGATATTTGATTGAATATGGATTTTTAGATCGAAAGCCTGACGGGAGTCAATATTGGCTGAAAAAATAA
- a CDS encoding NAD(P)-dependent oxidoreductase produces the protein MKIGVIGATGKAGSFILKEALDRGHEVTGIVRNASKVTDTTVSVLEKDVLELKAEDLKQFDTVVNAFGAAPGKEDLHVEVGRTLIEALKGAPETRLFVVGGAGSLFVDEGKTTRLIDTPEFPKEYFATAFNQGKNLQDLQKTTEIKWTFLSPAAFFNPEGKRTGAYQKGKNNLIVNAKGNSYVSYADYAIAVVDEIENSKHINERFTVVSEAE, from the coding sequence ATGAAAATAGGAGTAATCGGAGCAACAGGAAAAGCAGGTAGCTTTATTTTAAAAGAAGCTTTGGATAGAGGTCATGAAGTTACAGGTATTGTGAGAAATGCTTCAAAAGTAACGGATACAACTGTATCTGTTCTTGAAAAAGATGTGTTAGAATTAAAGGCAGAAGATTTAAAACAATTTGATACAGTAGTCAATGCTTTTGGTGCAGCTCCGGGAAAAGAGGATCTTCATGTGGAAGTTGGAAGAACTTTAATTGAAGCTCTAAAGGGTGCTCCTGAAACAAGATTATTCGTCGTCGGAGGAGCGGGAAGCCTATTTGTTGATGAAGGCAAAACAACTCGTTTAATAGATACGCCAGAATTCCCTAAAGAGTATTTTGCAACAGCATTTAATCAAGGTAAAAACCTGCAGGACCTTCAAAAAACGACTGAAATTAAGTGGACCTTCCTTAGCCCAGCGGCCTTCTTTAACCCAGAAGGAAAAAGAACGGGGGCGTATCAAAAAGGAAAAAACAACCTCATTGTAAATGCTAAGGGTAATAGCTATGTTAGCTATGCGGATTATGCTATTGCTGTAGTTGACGAAATTGAAAATTCGAAGCACATTAACGAGCGCTTTACAGTCGTATCTGAGGCAGAGTAA
- a CDS encoding DUF1657 domain-containing protein, with product MTVITNLKQTISGLKSAQASLEGFALDTDNQQAKQLYQSTSQQTQLIVDQLNTRLQEVEQEEPQYKQ from the coding sequence ATGACAGTCATTACAAACTTAAAACAAACGATTTCAGGGTTAAAAAGTGCACAAGCAAGCTTGGAGGGTTTTGCGCTTGACACTGACAATCAACAGGCAAAGCAACTATATCAAAGTACATCTCAACAAACTCAACTTATTGTTGACCAACTAAATACACGACTTCAGGAAGTTGAACAAGAAGAACCACAATACAAGCAATAA
- a CDS encoding DUF1700 domain-containing protein — MSKEEYLKELRQKLKKLPNDEVDAALDFYGEYFDEAGEENTEQIIKKLGSPSLVASQILAEYAVKGLDNEASTTKKGFSAIWFIILAILASPIALPLLILIISLVFALVLMFGAFIFTFFTVIFALVFSGIISAIAGFAVITQHWQTSLFFIGIGLTASGIGILLFSPLVLVTKSASLSLAKWLKRLFDKITRGRKEEK; from the coding sequence GTGAGTAAAGAAGAGTATTTAAAGGAGCTTCGGCAAAAACTTAAAAAATTGCCGAATGATGAAGTAGACGCAGCCTTAGATTTTTACGGTGAATACTTCGATGAAGCGGGAGAAGAAAATACAGAACAGATAATAAAAAAATTAGGTTCTCCCTCTCTTGTTGCATCACAAATTTTAGCCGAATATGCTGTAAAAGGATTGGACAACGAAGCAAGTACAACGAAAAAAGGCTTTTCGGCTATTTGGTTTATCATACTTGCCATATTAGCTTCACCTATTGCCCTGCCATTGCTTATTCTTATTATCAGCCTAGTATTTGCTTTAGTTCTCATGTTTGGAGCATTTATTTTTACTTTCTTTACAGTCATTTTTGCCTTAGTCTTTTCAGGCATTATCAGTGCAATAGCTGGGTTCGCTGTTATCACACAGCATTGGCAAACTTCCCTTTTCTTCATAGGAATTGGACTAACCGCTTCTGGAATAGGGATTCTCCTATTCTCTCCGCTTGTACTTGTCACAAAGAGTGCAAGCTTAAGCTTAGCTAAATGGCTGAAAAGGCTTTTTGACAAAATAACGCGCGGACGTAAGGAGGAGAAATAA